The following are encoded in a window of Sphingobium sp. AP49 genomic DNA:
- the infB gene encoding translation initiation factor IF-2 has product MSDSNEDKPVLGRKPLGIKRTVESGQVQQQFSHGRKNTVVVEVKRRRVLGKPGETTGAAPVAAPQPDPTPAPVAPRPAAPAPAPVQQQRAPQPAPARQAPPQSLMSRQELQAKLLREAEEARMTALEDARRREDAARLAASEEEKRRAEENRLAAEAASVAEVEAPVVAPVEEPAVVAAETPAATPAAPAAEAAAPVQASGAPATTASTIPPPRRFTPVAPVKRPEPAKPDRAKRGDDNRRQSGKLTVTKALADDDSARARSLAALKRAREKERRAHYSGGSQPREKQSRDVVVPESITVQELANRMAEKGADLVKALFKMGTAVTLNQPIDQDTAELLVEEFGHRIQRVSEADVEIGIEGEVDAPEALQPRPPVVTIMGHVDHGKTSLLDALRGTDVVAGESGGITQHIGAYQVTTKGGDVITFLDTPGHEAFSEMRARGANVTDIVILVVAADDGLMPQTIEAINHTKAAGVPMIVAINKSDKPEANPQKVRERLLEHEIVVEDMGGDVQDVEVSALKKTGLDELITKILLQAEVMELTANPDRAAEGNVIEAQLDKGRGAVATILVRKGTLKVGDTFVVGAESGKVRAMINDKGQNVKTAGPSTPVEVLGLSGVPMAGDQMTVVENEARAREVAAYRQEQATKKRTTAAPTSFEHMFSALNTKVIEYPVVVKGDVQGSVEAIVTSLNRISTDEIKVRILHSGVGAITESDVTLAAASRAPLIGFNVRPNAKARQLAEREKISLRYYDVIYDLLEEVRGEMAGQLAPERIETIVGRAEVLQVFPAGKKDKAAGLLVLDGIIRKGLNARLTRDDVIVSRTHIASLRRFKDDVSEVRAGMECGAVLQDTNDIKPGDTLELFEVEERARTL; this is encoded by the coding sequence ATGAGTGACAGCAACGAAGACAAGCCGGTTCTGGGCCGCAAGCCGCTGGGCATCAAGCGGACCGTTGAATCCGGCCAGGTGCAGCAGCAGTTCAGCCATGGCCGCAAGAATACGGTCGTGGTTGAGGTGAAGCGGCGCCGCGTCCTGGGCAAGCCGGGGGAAACCACCGGTGCTGCGCCCGTTGCTGCGCCCCAGCCCGATCCGACGCCCGCACCGGTCGCACCGCGTCCGGCTGCACCCGCGCCTGCGCCCGTGCAGCAGCAGCGTGCGCCTCAACCCGCACCCGCCCGCCAGGCGCCGCCGCAGAGCCTGATGTCGCGTCAGGAACTGCAGGCCAAGCTGCTGCGCGAGGCCGAGGAAGCCCGCATGACGGCGCTGGAGGATGCCCGTCGTCGTGAAGACGCCGCGCGTCTGGCCGCGAGCGAAGAGGAAAAGCGCCGGGCCGAGGAAAATCGCCTGGCCGCCGAAGCCGCTTCGGTGGCCGAGGTCGAGGCGCCTGTCGTCGCACCGGTTGAAGAGCCTGCCGTGGTGGCAGCCGAAACGCCTGCCGCGACGCCGGCCGCGCCGGCTGCGGAAGCCGCAGCACCGGTACAGGCATCGGGTGCACCGGCTACGACGGCCTCCACCATTCCCCCGCCGCGTCGCTTCACCCCGGTCGCGCCGGTCAAGCGGCCTGAGCCGGCCAAGCCGGATCGCGCCAAGCGGGGCGATGATAATCGCCGCCAGTCGGGCAAGCTGACTGTGACCAAGGCCCTGGCCGATGACGACAGCGCCCGTGCCCGCAGCCTCGCCGCGCTCAAGCGTGCTCGCGAGAAGGAACGGCGCGCCCATTATTCGGGCGGCAGCCAGCCGCGCGAGAAGCAGAGCCGCGACGTCGTGGTGCCCGAAAGCATCACCGTGCAGGAACTGGCCAACCGTATGGCCGAAAAGGGCGCGGACCTGGTCAAGGCTCTGTTCAAGATGGGCACCGCCGTCACGCTCAACCAGCCGATCGATCAGGATACGGCAGAGCTGCTGGTCGAGGAATTCGGCCACCGCATCCAGCGCGTGTCCGAAGCGGACGTCGAAATCGGCATCGAGGGTGAGGTTGACGCACCCGAGGCGCTGCAGCCGCGTCCCCCGGTTGTTACGATCATGGGCCATGTCGATCACGGCAAGACCTCGCTGCTCGACGCATTGCGCGGGACGGACGTGGTGGCCGGCGAAAGCGGTGGCATCACCCAGCATATCGGCGCCTATCAGGTGACGACCAAGGGCGGTGACGTCATCACCTTCCTCGATACGCCGGGCCATGAAGCCTTCTCGGAAATGCGTGCCCGTGGCGCGAACGTCACCGATATCGTCATTCTGGTGGTGGCGGCCGACGATGGCCTGATGCCGCAGACGATCGAGGCGATCAATCACACCAAGGCGGCCGGCGTTCCGATGATCGTGGCGATCAACAAGAGCGACAAGCCCGAAGCCAATCCGCAGAAGGTGCGCGAGCGTCTGCTGGAGCATGAGATCGTGGTCGAAGACATGGGCGGCGACGTCCAGGACGTCGAAGTGTCCGCGCTCAAGAAGACCGGCCTTGACGAACTGATCACCAAGATCCTGCTTCAGGCCGAAGTGATGGAACTGACCGCCAACCCCGATCGCGCCGCTGAAGGCAATGTGATCGAGGCGCAGCTCGACAAGGGCCGTGGCGCGGTTGCGACCATCCTGGTGCGCAAGGGCACGCTCAAGGTCGGCGACACCTTTGTCGTCGGTGCCGAGAGCGGCAAGGTCCGTGCGATGATCAACGACAAGGGCCAGAATGTGAAGACCGCCGGTCCCTCGACCCCGGTCGAGGTTCTGGGTCTGTCGGGCGTGCCGATGGCCGGCGACCAGATGACGGTCGTGGAGAATGAGGCGCGTGCCCGCGAAGTCGCGGCCTATCGCCAGGAACAGGCCACCAAGAAGCGTACCACGGCTGCGCCGACCAGCTTCGAGCATATGTTCTCGGCGCTGAACACCAAGGTCATCGAATATCCGGTGGTGGTGAAGGGCGACGTGCAGGGTTCGGTCGAGGCGATCGTCACCTCGCTCAACCGCATCTCGACCGACGAGATCAAGGTGCGCATCCTGCATTCGGGCGTCGGCGCGATCACCGAAAGCGACGTCACGCTGGCCGCTGCCAGCCGTGCGCCGCTGATCGGCTTCAACGTGCGTCCCAATGCCAAGGCCCGTCAGCTCGCCGAGCGCGAGAAGATCAGCCTGCGCTACTATGATGTGATCTACGACCTGCTCGAAGAGGTTCGTGGCGAAATGGCTGGCCAGCTCGCCCCCGAACGGATCGAGACGATCGTCGGCCGCGCCGAGGTGCTGCAGGTCTTCCCGGCCGGCAAGAAGGACAAGGCGGCTGGTCTGCTCGTCCTCGACGGCATCATTCGCAAGGGGCTCAATGCGCGCCTCACCCGCGACGATGTCATTGTGTCGCGCACCCACATCGCGTCGCTGCGTCGCTTCAAGGACGATGTGTCCGAAGTCCGCGCCGGCATGGAATGCGGTGCGGTCCTGCAGGACACCAACGACATCAAGCCGGGCGATACGCTCGAACTGTTTGAAGTCGAAGAGCGCGCGCGCACGCTGTAA
- the rbfA gene encoding 30S ribosome-binding factor RbfA, with protein MSNQSEGPSVRLLRVGEQVRHILSEILTRGDVHDDVLAKHVVSVTEVRMSPDLRHATIFIKPLLGKDEEAVLKALRTNTAYLQREVAHRMALKYAAKLKFLSDESFDEGSHIDKLLRDPKVARDLSQDDGEA; from the coding sequence ATGTCCAACCAGTCCGAAGGCCCCTCTGTCCGCCTGCTTCGCGTGGGTGAACAAGTGCGCCATATCCTGTCCGAAATCCTGACGCGTGGTGACGTCCATGACGATGTGCTGGCCAAGCATGTCGTCAGCGTCACCGAAGTGCGGATGTCGCCTGACCTGCGCCACGCGACCATCTTCATCAAGCCGCTGCTGGGCAAGGACGAGGAAGCGGTGCTCAAGGCACTGCGCACCAACACCGCCTATCTCCAGCGCGAAGTCGCGCATCGCATGGCGCTCAAATATGCGGCGAAACTCAAATTCCTGTCGGACGAGAGTTTCGACGAGGGCAGCCATATCGACAAGCTGCTGCGCGACCCCAAGGTCGCCCGCGATCTGTCGCAGGATGACGGCGAGGCATAA
- a CDS encoding alpha/beta hydrolase, giving the protein MKMSGIMSMAALALATPAMAREPVTHPAVITDPAPDVANPARMDAFVIPSGDGAMNAVMYVAAGSGVHPTLLLLHGFPGNEQNLDLAQAARRAGWNVLTLHYRGSWGSPGTFSFTNAAEDAFNALLFLEEASTVARYRIDTSAIVVAGHSMGGFMAAEAAAAEPRVAGLFLIDPWDPAQTVAALATPQGEAGWKAEVAGDLPPLAGASYDSLTDEIKGDTQKFDLGRKLVGYGRRPLTIIGAERGIGAMARKVGADAQSANPNARLMVWPTDHSFSDKRIALADALVRFLSGVAPALR; this is encoded by the coding sequence ATGAAGATGAGCGGGATAATGAGCATGGCCGCTCTGGCATTGGCCACGCCGGCCATGGCCCGCGAACCCGTCACGCATCCCGCCGTCATCACCGACCCTGCGCCCGATGTGGCGAATCCCGCACGGATGGATGCCTTCGTCATCCCCTCGGGCGATGGCGCGATGAACGCGGTCATGTATGTCGCGGCGGGCAGCGGCGTGCATCCGACCCTGCTGCTTCTCCACGGTTTTCCCGGTAACGAGCAGAATCTCGACCTGGCCCAGGCCGCGCGCCGCGCCGGCTGGAATGTCCTGACGCTGCACTATCGCGGTAGCTGGGGCAGCCCCGGCACCTTCTCCTTCACCAACGCGGCGGAGGATGCGTTCAACGCGCTGCTGTTCCTGGAGGAGGCATCGACCGTCGCCCGATATCGCATCGATACCAGCGCGATCGTGGTCGCGGGCCACAGCATGGGTGGTTTCATGGCCGCCGAGGCCGCCGCTGCTGAGCCACGTGTCGCGGGCCTGTTCCTGATCGATCCCTGGGACCCGGCCCAGACCGTCGCTGCGCTCGCGACGCCGCAGGGCGAGGCCGGGTGGAAGGCGGAGGTCGCGGGCGACCTGCCACCGCTCGCCGGCGCGAGCTATGACAGCCTGACCGATGAGATAAAGGGCGACACGCAGAAGTTCGACCTCGGCCGCAAGCTGGTCGGCTATGGCCGTCGCCCGTTGACGATCATCGGCGCGGAACGCGGTATCGGCGCGATGGCGCGCAAGGTCGGGGCTGATGCCCAGTCGGCAAACCCCAATGCCCGCCTGATGGTCTGGCCCACCGATCACAGCTTTTCCGACAAGCGAATCGCGCTGGCCGATGCGCTGGTGCGTTTCCTCTCTGGCGTTGCGCCTGCGCTGCGTTAA
- a CDS encoding thymidine kinase — protein sequence MAKLYFYYSSMNAGKSTTLLQSSFNYRERGMETMLWTAAIDDRYGPGRVASRIGLEAQAHLFDPDVDIFATVAAQHERTPLSCVLVDEAQFLTRAQVLQIAALCDRLNIPVLCYGLRTDFQGALFEGSAQLLGLADTLSEIKTICECGRKATMNLRVDDAGRTIRQGQQTEIGGNDRYVALCRRHFMERTGA from the coding sequence ATGGCGAAACTCTATTTCTATTATAGTTCGATGAATGCGGGCAAATCGACCACCCTGCTGCAGTCGAGCTTCAACTATCGTGAACGCGGCATGGAAACCATGTTGTGGACGGCGGCGATCGATGATCGCTATGGTCCAGGGCGGGTCGCTTCGCGCATCGGGCTGGAGGCGCAGGCGCATCTGTTCGATCCGGATGTCGACATCTTTGCGACCGTCGCCGCCCAGCATGAGCGGACGCCGCTGTCCTGCGTGCTGGTGGACGAAGCGCAGTTCCTGACGCGCGCGCAGGTGCTGCAGATCGCGGCGCTGTGCGACCGGCTCAATATTCCCGTGCTCTGCTATGGTCTGCGCACCGATTTTCAGGGCGCCTTGTTCGAGGGCAGCGCCCAACTGCTCGGGCTGGCCGACACGCTGAGCGAGATCAAGACGATCTGCGAATGCGGTCGCAAGGCGACGATGAATCTGCGCGTGGACGATGCCGGCCGGACGATCCGGCAGGGACAGCAGACCGAGATTGGCGGTAATGACCGCTATGTTGCCTTGTGTCGCCGGCATTTTATGGAGAGGACCGGGGCGTGA
- a CDS encoding GNAT family protein, whose translation MTRTEKLLAPIDAPGLRLEQLVEAHRDLLRPLCPIDDPVWDIFPSCWAGADFDPAFDATLTNPDRFPFLIFADGRPVGMSGFLHLNPLDNWLELGGTYMTPSARGTGLNARIKPLLIGRALDCGFTRIEFRIDARNLRSQKAVEKLGAVREGVLRKQRITWTGHVRDTVIYSILADEWAGRAA comes from the coding sequence GTGACGCGAACCGAAAAACTGCTGGCGCCGATTGATGCGCCGGGCCTGCGCCTGGAGCAGTTGGTCGAGGCGCATCGCGATCTGCTGCGGCCCCTGTGTCCCATTGACGATCCGGTATGGGACATCTTCCCCAGTTGCTGGGCGGGCGCCGATTTCGATCCCGCATTTGATGCGACGCTAACCAATCCCGACCGTTTCCCCTTCCTGATTTTCGCGGATGGCCGGCCGGTCGGCATGTCGGGCTTTCTCCATCTCAACCCGCTCGACAATTGGCTGGAACTGGGCGGTACCTATATGACGCCCTCGGCCCGCGGCACAGGGCTCAACGCACGGATCAAGCCGCTGCTGATCGGCCGGGCGCTCGACTGCGGCTTCACCCGGATCGAATTTCGCATCGATGCGCGCAATCTCCGCTCGCAAAAGGCGGTGGAGAAGCTGGGGGCGGTGCGCGAAGGCGTGCTGCGGAAACAGCGCATCACCTGGACCGGCCATGTCCGCGACACGGTGATCTATTCGATCCTCGCCGACGAATGGGCCGGGCGCGCCGCCTGA
- a CDS encoding HAD family hydrolase — protein sequence MTIKLICLDADDTLWHNMRHFNATQDALTDMLQPFADVDVTRERLIACEIRNLPLYGYGAKGFTLSMIEAAVELAGDQLSTTMIQEILAAGRALLAHPVELFDGVEETLERLADIGPLVLVTKGDLLHQESKLAASGLGDLFSGIEIVSDKKVDTFRTLFARHGIAPEQAVMAGDSMRSDILPALEAGAWAAFIPQEGAWSHERAQPPIGATRYTQLERLGELPDWIASLD from the coding sequence ATGACGATCAAGCTCATCTGCCTCGATGCCGACGATACGCTGTGGCACAACATGCGCCATTTCAACGCGACCCAGGACGCGCTGACCGACATGCTCCAGCCCTTTGCCGATGTCGATGTGACGCGCGAGCGGCTGATCGCCTGCGAGATCCGCAACCTGCCGCTCTATGGCTATGGCGCCAAGGGCTTCACCCTGTCGATGATCGAGGCGGCGGTGGAATTGGCCGGCGATCAGCTGTCGACCACGATGATCCAGGAGATATTGGCCGCTGGCCGCGCGCTGCTGGCCCATCCGGTCGAGCTGTTCGACGGGGTGGAAGAGACGCTGGAGCGGCTGGCGGACATCGGGCCGCTGGTGCTGGTGACCAAGGGCGACCTGCTGCACCAGGAGAGCAAGCTGGCGGCATCCGGCCTGGGTGACCTGTTTTCCGGTATCGAGATCGTCAGCGACAAGAAGGTCGACACCTTCCGTACCCTGTTCGCCCGCCATGGCATCGCGCCGGAGCAGGCGGTGATGGCCGGCGATTCGATGCGGTCGGACATATTGCCGGCGCTGGAGGCCGGCGCCTGGGCCGCATTCATTCCGCAGGAGGGCGCCTGGTCGCACGAGCGGGCGCAGCCGCCAATCGGCGCGACGCGCTATACCCAGCTGGAGCGGCTGGGCGAACTGCCCGACTGGATTGCCTCGCTGGACTGA
- the truB gene encoding tRNA pseudouridine(55) synthase TruB has protein sequence MHGWIILDKPHDLGSTQAVAAVKRALRESGAGKCKVGHGGTLDPLATGVLPIAIGEATKLAGRMLDSDKIYDFTIKFGEQTDTLDLEGKVIAHSDVRPTLALLEAVLARFTGGIEQAPPAYSAILIDGQRAYDLARKGQDVEMKLRSVTIHGLRVMGQEGAADALAAITLTAHVSKGTYIRSLARDIAIALGTVGHVTMLRRVKAGPFTLDSAISLDKLRDAANERAIGSLLLPLTAGLDDIPALPVTPDQATALRQGKVLTGIAATTGLNLAIEGEIPVALVEMQDGEIRVVRGFNLMSKEDD, from the coding sequence ATGCACGGCTGGATCATTCTCGACAAACCCCATGACCTCGGTTCGACCCAGGCGGTCGCGGCAGTAAAGCGCGCGCTGCGCGAAAGCGGCGCGGGCAAGTGCAAGGTCGGCCATGGCGGCACGCTCGATCCATTGGCGACCGGCGTGCTGCCGATCGCGATCGGCGAGGCGACCAAGCTCGCCGGCCGGATGCTCGATAGCGACAAGATCTACGACTTCACGATCAAATTCGGCGAACAGACCGACACGCTAGATCTGGAAGGGAAAGTGATCGCACACAGCGATGTCCGCCCGACGCTGGCGTTGCTGGAGGCGGTGCTGGCGCGCTTCACCGGCGGAATCGAACAAGCGCCGCCCGCCTATAGCGCGATCCTGATCGACGGCCAGCGCGCCTATGACCTGGCCCGTAAGGGGCAGGATGTGGAGATGAAGCTGCGATCGGTGACGATCCATGGGCTGCGCGTCATGGGGCAGGAGGGGGCGGCCGACGCGCTCGCCGCCATCACCCTCACCGCCCATGTCTCCAAGGGCACCTATATCCGTTCGCTGGCGCGCGACATCGCGATCGCGCTGGGCACCGTGGGCCATGTCACCATGCTGCGCCGGGTGAAAGCGGGGCCGTTTACGCTGGATTCGGCTATTTCACTGGACAAATTGCGCGATGCTGCTAACGAGCGCGCCATCGGTAGCCTTTTGCTGCCGCTGACGGCGGGGCTGGACGACATCCCGGCTCTCCCCGTCACCCCCGATCAGGCCACCGCACTCCGACAGGGGAAGGTGCTGACCGGGATCGCTGCCACCACTGGCCTCAATCTGGCGATCGAAGGGGAAATCCCCGTCGCGCTGGTCGAAATGCAGGACGGAGAAATCCGGGTGGTGCGCGGTTTTAACCTGATGTCGAAGGAAGATGACTAG
- the rpsO gene encoding 30S ribosomal protein S15, with protein MTITAERKEALIKEHARAEGDTGSPEVQVSILTERIANLTEHFKGHHKDNHSRRGLLMMVNKRRSLLDYLKKKDVARYTDLIAKLGLRK; from the coding sequence ATGACGATTACCGCCGAGCGCAAGGAAGCGCTGATCAAGGAACATGCTCGCGCCGAGGGTGACACGGGTTCGCCGGAAGTTCAGGTTTCGATCCTGACCGAGCGCATCGCCAACCTGACCGAGCATTTCAAGGGTCACCACAAGGACAATCATAGCCGTCGTGGTCTGCTGATGATGGTCAACAAGCGTCGTTCGCTGCTGGACTATCTGAAGAAGAAGGATGTGGCGCGCTACACCGACCTCATCGCCAAGCTGGGCCTGCGCAAGTAA
- the pnp gene encoding polyribonucleotide nucleotidyltransferase: protein MFDVKKVSIELGGKTLTLETGRIARQADAAVLATYGETVVLCAVTAAKSVKEGQDFFPLTVHYQEKYSAAGRIPGGFFKRERGATEKETLVSRLIDRPIRPLFPEGFYNEINVIAQVLSFDGDSEPDIVAMIAASAALTLSGVPFMGPIGAARVGYKDGEYQLNPSLDEVKTGELDLVVAATGNAVMMVESEAKELSEDVMLGAVLFAHEASKKVADAIIQLAEKAAKDPWEIAKGDDLGALKTKLKDLIGGDIAAAYKLTDKSARSNALNEARAKAKASFAADGLDAQTVMAGIKLTKKLEAEIVRTAILKDGARIDGRTTTQIRPIEAMVGFLPRTHGSALFTRGETQAICTTTLGTKDAEQMIDGLTGLHYENFMLHYNFPPYSVGEVGRFGAPGRREVGHGKLAWRALHPVLPTKDEFPYTIRVLSDITESNGSSSMATVCGGSLSMMDAGVPLKRPVSGIAMGLILEGSDFAVISDILGDEDHLGDMDFKVAGTENGITTMQMDIKVAGITQEIFETALRQAKEGRAHILGEMNKALSSTRTELSAHAPRIETIQIDKSKIRDVIGTGGKVIREIVAETGAKVDIDDEGVIKISSSDIDQIEAAKKWILGIVEEAEVGKVYTGKVVNIVDFGAFVNFMGGKDGLVHVSEMKNERVEKPTDVVSEGQEVKVKVLEIDPRGKVRLSMRVVDQETGEELEDTRPAREPREPRGDRGDRGDRGRGPRRDGGDRGGRGGDRGPRRDRGERADKGGDDGSSAGLPDFLTQD, encoded by the coding sequence ATGTTCGATGTAAAGAAAGTTTCGATCGAGCTGGGCGGCAAGACGCTGACCCTCGAAACCGGCCGGATCGCGCGTCAGGCTGACGCTGCCGTGCTGGCAACCTATGGCGAAACCGTGGTGCTGTGCGCCGTGACCGCCGCCAAGTCGGTGAAGGAAGGCCAGGACTTCTTCCCGCTGACCGTCCACTATCAGGAAAAATATTCGGCTGCCGGCCGCATTCCGGGTGGTTTCTTCAAGCGGGAGCGTGGCGCCACCGAGAAGGAAACCCTGGTTTCGCGCCTGATCGACCGTCCGATCCGCCCGCTCTTCCCCGAAGGCTTCTACAACGAAATCAACGTCATCGCTCAGGTGCTGTCGTTCGATGGCGACAGCGAGCCCGACATCGTCGCGATGATCGCCGCCTCGGCTGCGCTGACCCTGTCGGGCGTGCCCTTCATGGGTCCGATCGGCGCGGCCCGTGTCGGTTACAAGGACGGCGAATATCAGCTGAACCCGAGCCTTGACGAAGTGAAGACCGGCGAACTCGACCTGGTCGTGGCCGCCACCGGCAACGCCGTGATGATGGTCGAATCCGAAGCCAAGGAACTGTCGGAAGACGTCATGCTTGGCGCCGTCCTGTTCGCCCATGAAGCGAGCAAGAAGGTGGCCGACGCGATCATCCAGCTGGCCGAGAAGGCCGCCAAGGATCCTTGGGAAATCGCCAAGGGTGACGATCTGGGCGCGCTCAAGACCAAGCTCAAGGATCTGATCGGTGGCGACATCGCCGCCGCCTACAAGCTGACCGACAAGTCGGCCCGCTCGAACGCCCTGAACGAAGCCCGCGCCAAGGCGAAGGCCAGCTTCGCGGCCGACGGCCTCGACGCCCAGACCGTGATGGCCGGCATCAAGCTGACCAAGAAGCTGGAAGCCGAGATCGTTCGCACCGCCATCCTGAAGGACGGCGCCCGCATCGACGGCCGCACCACCACCCAGATCCGTCCGATCGAAGCGATGGTCGGCTTCCTGCCGCGCACCCATGGTTCGGCCCTGTTCACCCGTGGCGAGACGCAGGCGATCTGCACCACCACGCTGGGCACCAAGGACGCCGAGCAGATGATCGACGGCCTCACCGGCCTGCACTATGAAAACTTCATGCTGCACTACAACTTCCCGCCCTATTCGGTCGGTGAAGTGGGTCGCTTCGGTGCGCCGGGTCGTCGTGAAGTCGGCCATGGCAAGCTCGCCTGGCGCGCGCTGCACCCGGTGCTGCCGACCAAGGACGAATTCCCCTACACCATCCGCGTTCTCTCGGACATCACCGAGTCGAACGGCTCCTCGTCGATGGCCACCGTCTGCGGTGGTTCGCTCTCGATGATGGACGCGGGCGTGCCGCTGAAGCGTCCGGTGTCGGGCATCGCCATGGGCCTGATTCTGGAAGGCAGCGACTTCGCCGTCATCTCGGACATCCTGGGTGACGAAGATCATCTGGGCGACATGGACTTCAAGGTGGCTGGTACCGAAAACGGCATCACCACCATGCAGATGGACATCAAGGTTGCCGGCATCACGCAGGAAATCTTCGAGACCGCCCTGCGCCAGGCCAAGGAAGGTCGCGCCCACATCCTGGGTGAGATGAACAAGGCCCTGTCCTCGACCCGCACCGAACTGTCGGCGCACGCCCCGCGCATCGAGACGATCCAGATCGACAAGTCGAAGATCCGTGACGTCATCGGCACCGGCGGCAAGGTCATCCGCGAAATCGTCGCCGAAACCGGCGCCAAGGTCGACATCGACGACGAAGGCGTCATCAAGATTTCGTCGTCCGACATCGACCAGATCGAGGCCGCGAAGAAGTGGATTCTCGGCATCGTCGAGGAAGCGGAAGTCGGCAAGGTCTACACCGGCAAGGTCGTGAACATCGTCGATTTCGGCGCGTTCGTGAACTTCATGGGTGGCAAGGACGGCCTCGTCCACGTCAGCGAAATGAAGAATGAGCGCGTTGAAAAGCCGACCGACGTCGTGTCGGAAGGCCAGGAAGTGAAGGTCAAGGTTCTCGAAATCGATCCGCGCGGCAAGGTGCGCCTGTCGATGCGCGTCGTCGACCAGGAAACCGGCGAGGAACTGGAAGACACCCGTCCGGCCCGCGAACCGCGTGAACCGCGCGGCGACCGTGGTGATCGCGGCGATCGTGGTCGCGGCCCGCGCCGTGACGGCGGCGACCGTGGCGGCCGTGGTGGTGACCGTGGTCCCCGTCGTGATCGTGGCGAACGTGCCGACAAGGGCGGCGACGACGGCTCCAGCGCCGGCCTGCCCGACTTCCTGACCCAGGATTGA
- a CDS encoding DUF4118 domain-containing protein: MQRKNERFVERLPLVMAHDWYGYALSGLLCLGALLLRFAAEPILPIGYPFVSFFPAVIIASFLFGVRPGIFAGVLCGLLSWYFFIPPRMTFTFNPGVALAMIFYVAVVSVDILLIHFMQRANYNLAVERERSRVLADNRELLFQELQHRVSNNLQVVAAMLSLQRRHVDHDVARRALDDASGRVNLIGKISRALYDPSGEGQDLRTFLTMLATDVVEASGREDVQLLVTVPDDLTLDPNVTVPLALIVAEAVSNAIEHGLPDRAGAVMVKLEAAEGGAITLRITDDGRGMAPESVGQGGSRLGLRIASALASQLGGEFLLEPGLVGGVTARLDLPPQSC; encoded by the coding sequence ATGCAACGCAAGAATGAGCGGTTTGTCGAGCGCTTGCCGCTTGTCATGGCGCATGACTGGTATGGCTATGCGCTGTCCGGGCTCCTCTGCCTGGGCGCCTTGCTGTTGCGCTTCGCGGCCGAACCGATCTTGCCGATCGGCTATCCGTTCGTTTCTTTCTTTCCGGCGGTCATTATCGCCTCTTTCCTGTTCGGCGTGCGTCCCGGCATCTTCGCGGGCGTGCTCTGTGGTCTGCTGTCCTGGTATTTCTTCATCCCGCCGCGGATGACGTTCACCTTCAATCCGGGGGTGGCATTGGCGATGATCTTCTACGTCGCGGTGGTGTCGGTCGACATCCTGCTGATCCACTTCATGCAGCGCGCCAATTATAATCTGGCTGTGGAGCGTGAACGTAGCCGGGTGCTGGCGGACAATCGCGAGCTGTTGTTCCAGGAGCTGCAGCATCGCGTGTCCAATAATCTGCAGGTGGTGGCGGCGATGCTTTCGCTGCAGCGGCGCCATGTCGATCATGATGTGGCGCGCCGCGCGCTGGATGATGCGTCCGGCCGCGTCAACCTGATCGGCAAGATCAGCCGCGCGCTTTATGACCCGTCGGGGGAGGGGCAGGATTTGCGCACCTTCCTCACCATGCTGGCGACCGATGTGGTGGAAGCCAGCGGCCGCGAGGATGTTCAACTGCTGGTTACCGTGCCCGACGATCTGACGCTGGACCCCAATGTCACCGTGCCGCTCGCGCTGATCGTCGCCGAAGCGGTCAGCAACGCGATCGAACATGGCCTGCCCGATCGTGCCGGTGCGGTCATGGTGAAGCTGGAGGCGGCCGAAGGCGGCGCCATCACGCTGCGGATCACCGATGACGGGCGCGGCATGGCGCCGGAATCGGTCGGGCAGGGCGGCAGCCGGCTGGGATTGCGCATCGCCAGTGCGCTGGCCTCGCAGCTTGGCGGCGAATTTCTGCTGGAGCCCGGCCTTGTCGGCGGGGTCACCGCCCGACTGGACCTGCCGCCGCAGTCCTGTTGA